One Kitasatospora sp. MAP12-44 DNA segment encodes these proteins:
- a CDS encoding salicylate synthase, translating into MSERRSVIPRQSYREAEVDAPHDPLLTAARLARAHHRDVHLLYEAGATWTFCAGAVAEIVVDQHHVHYTCGSDHRSIAWHAQPLRVVAELLAALPLRGWRAYGWAAFELAVAQAGRRPPGAPTPLLHLFVPRDEVRITAGRALLRTTRPDASARLAALLAEPPDRPEPSGGVPGLDLGVDGERYRELVAETVAEIAAGAYDKLVLSRVVPVPGRIDLLDTFTLGRRHNTPTRSFLIDLGGLRAAGFSPEMVATVSADGWVRTQPLAGTRARTASAAENRRLREELLADPKEIQEHQISVAAAQGELGTVCDPGTVVIDEHMVVEERGTVQHLASRLSGRLSPGLDCWDAFAALFPAITVSGVPKPAAVAEAQRLEPVPRQMYGGAVLTVDADGALDAALVLRAVFEQAGRTWLRAGAGIMGQSVPERELEETCEKLRSIAGYLVPAADTAVDTTVDTTVDTAAGASAVNRAPALAQPGGGDAPSRG; encoded by the coding sequence GTGAGCGAGCGACGAAGCGTGATCCCGCGGCAGTCCTACCGGGAGGCCGAGGTCGACGCACCGCACGACCCGTTGCTCACCGCCGCACGGCTGGCGCGAGCCCACCACCGGGACGTCCACCTCCTCTACGAGGCAGGCGCCACCTGGACCTTCTGCGCGGGCGCGGTCGCGGAGATCGTGGTCGACCAGCACCACGTGCACTACACCTGCGGCAGCGACCACCGCAGCATCGCCTGGCACGCCCAACCCCTGCGCGTGGTCGCCGAGCTGCTGGCCGCGTTGCCCCTGCGGGGCTGGCGCGCCTACGGCTGGGCGGCCTTCGAGCTCGCCGTCGCGCAGGCCGGCCGACGGCCGCCCGGCGCGCCAACCCCCCTCCTGCACCTGTTCGTTCCGCGCGACGAGGTACGCATCACGGCGGGCCGCGCGCTGCTGCGCACCACCCGCCCGGACGCGTCCGCGCGGCTCGCGGCCCTGCTGGCCGAGCCGCCGGACCGGCCGGAGCCCAGCGGCGGGGTACCCGGTCTCGACCTCGGCGTCGACGGCGAGCGCTACCGCGAGCTGGTGGCCGAGACGGTCGCCGAGATCGCTGCGGGAGCCTACGACAAGCTCGTGCTAAGCCGGGTGGTCCCGGTACCCGGCCGGATCGACCTGCTCGACACCTTCACCCTCGGCCGCCGCCACAACACGCCCACCCGCTCCTTCCTGATCGACCTCGGGGGCCTGCGGGCGGCCGGCTTCAGCCCCGAGATGGTAGCGACGGTCTCTGCCGACGGCTGGGTGCGGACCCAGCCGCTGGCCGGCACCCGCGCCCGCACCGCGTCCGCCGCCGAGAACCGGAGGCTGCGCGAGGAGCTGCTGGCGGACCCGAAGGAGATCCAGGAGCACCAGATCTCGGTGGCCGCCGCGCAGGGCGAACTCGGCACAGTCTGCGACCCCGGCACCGTCGTGATCGACGAGCACATGGTCGTCGAGGAGCGCGGCACCGTGCAGCACCTGGCCTCGCGCCTGTCGGGCCGGCTCTCGCCCGGCCTCGACTGCTGGGACGCCTTCGCCGCGCTCTTCCCCGCGATCACGGTGTCCGGCGTGCCCAAACCAGCCGCCGTGGCCGAAGCCCAGCGGCTCGAACCCGTGCCCCGCCAGATGTACGGCGGCGCCGTCCTCACCGTCGACGCCGACGGCGCACTCGACGCCGCCCTTGTCCTGCGCGCCGTCTTCGAACAGGCCGGACGCACCTGGCTGCGGGCCGGGGCGGGCATCATGGGCCAGTCCGTCCCCGAACGCGAACTGGAGGAGACCTGCGAGAAGCTCCGCAGCATCGCGGGCTACCTGGTCCCGGCCGCCGACACGGCAGTTGACACCACAGTGGACACCACAGTTGACACGGCAGCCGGCGCGAGCGCAGTCAACCGCGCACCCGCGCTCGCGCAACCCGGTGGCGGTGACGCGCCGAGCCGCGGGTAG
- a CDS encoding NADPH-dependent FMN reductase gives MLTSPHILLISGSLRTGSSNETILRTAEAVAPAHLATVHYRGLGELPHFNPDDDTDPLPAPVAELRAAIAAAGALLICTPEYAGTLPGAFKNLLDWTVGGTEISDKPAAWINAAAPGRGEGAEATLRAVLGYTGATVVDAACVRIPVDRAAVGADGVITDPAARERLAEALTLLAGA, from the coding sequence ATGCTGACGAGCCCTCACATCCTGCTGATCTCCGGAAGCCTGCGAACCGGCTCCTCCAACGAGACGATCCTGCGCACCGCCGAGGCCGTCGCCCCGGCCCACCTGGCCACCGTCCACTACCGGGGCCTGGGCGAGCTGCCGCACTTCAACCCCGATGACGACACCGACCCGCTCCCGGCCCCGGTCGCCGAGTTGCGCGCCGCGATCGCCGCGGCCGGCGCCCTGCTGATCTGCACCCCGGAGTACGCGGGCACCCTGCCGGGCGCCTTCAAGAACCTGCTGGACTGGACGGTCGGCGGCACCGAGATCAGCGACAAGCCGGCCGCCTGGATCAACGCGGCCGCCCCCGGCCGCGGCGAGGGCGCCGAGGCCACCCTGCGCGCGGTGCTCGGCTACACCGGTGCGACCGTGGTCGACGCGGCCTGCGTGCGGATCCCGGTGGACCGCGCGGCGGTCGGCGCGGACGGCGTGATCACCGACCCCGCGGCGCGCGAACGCCTCGCCGAGGCCCTCACCCTGCTGGCCGGCGCATAG
- a CDS encoding nuclear transport factor 2 family protein: MGANTDIAAALHDLLLAPGVPLDEALDRHFAPDYRQRTDGRWDDRAQFAAHIAHLREVVLSGQVEVLEELTDGTRYADRHLVDVTKKDGSTVRMEVYVFGEFAPDGRFRRIEETTLMLVGAEADRDLGSAR, from the coding sequence ATGGGCGCCAACACCGACATCGCCGCCGCTCTCCACGACCTGCTCCTCGCCCCCGGGGTTCCGCTCGACGAGGCCCTCGACCGGCACTTCGCCCCCGACTACCGCCAGCGCACCGACGGCCGCTGGGACGACCGCGCGCAGTTCGCCGCACACATCGCCCACCTGCGCGAGGTGGTGCTCTCGGGGCAGGTCGAGGTCCTGGAGGAGCTGACCGACGGCACTCGCTACGCCGACCGCCACCTCGTCGACGTCACCAAGAAGGACGGCTCCACCGTCCGCATGGAGGTGTACGTCTTCGGCGAGTTCGCCCCCGACGGACGGTTCCGCCGGATCGAGGAGACCACCCTCATGCTGGTCGGCGCCGAGGCGGACCGGGACCTCGGCAGCGCCCGCTGA
- a CDS encoding MFS transporter, whose amino-acid sequence MNIRVLLVMCAGMFLVLLDITVVNVALPSIEAALHAGTAGAQWVVDGYAVAIAALLLTSGALGDRLGHRRLVLIGLVLFCAASIGCGLAPGIGLLIAARAAQGAAAALLLPGCMAVITDAHPEPAARARALGVWAGLSSLALPAGPLLGGLLVSTAGWRWVFLINPVVIAAAVVGVLAWVPARPGRRPAGGFDVGGAIGAAITLAAVVSTVIALGHGAAPVVVAAAGAVAVLAAVASWAHARRTPEPLVPPELLRRRTFAGANAAAPCMNLASNGTLFVTTLYLQAVLGRSAISAGCMLLPMFVPIAILSPVAGRLTARHGSRLPMIAGAVVSGLGELCLLLVSPHSGYAALVPMMLGIGIGNGLFTAPVVAAAVGSVPADRSGLASGVINTVRQAGTALGVAVFGAVAGSTGDPDGFVAGLHRLAVVGGLLWLLALALTLLTIPSRTEAGRSYGLSGPWSARR is encoded by the coding sequence ATGAACATACGAGTGCTGTTGGTGATGTGTGCGGGCATGTTCCTGGTGCTGCTGGACATCACCGTCGTCAACGTCGCCCTGCCGAGCATCGAGGCCGCCCTGCACGCGGGGACGGCCGGCGCGCAGTGGGTGGTCGACGGCTATGCGGTGGCGATCGCCGCGCTGCTGCTCACCAGCGGCGCACTCGGCGACCGGCTCGGGCACCGCCGGCTCGTGCTGATCGGACTGGTGCTCTTCTGCGCCGCCTCGATCGGCTGCGGGCTCGCCCCGGGGATCGGGCTGCTGATCGCCGCCCGCGCGGCGCAGGGCGCCGCCGCGGCCCTGCTGCTGCCCGGGTGCATGGCGGTGATCACCGACGCGCACCCCGAGCCCGCGGCGCGGGCCCGGGCGCTGGGGGTGTGGGCGGGTCTGTCGTCACTGGCCCTGCCCGCCGGGCCGCTGCTGGGCGGGCTGCTGGTCTCGACCGCCGGGTGGCGCTGGGTGTTCCTGATCAATCCGGTGGTCATCGCGGCCGCGGTCGTCGGTGTGCTGGCCTGGGTGCCGGCCCGGCCGGGCCGGCGGCCCGCGGGGGGCTTCGATGTCGGCGGCGCGATCGGCGCCGCGATCACGCTGGCCGCGGTCGTCTCCACCGTGATCGCCCTGGGGCACGGAGCAGCGCCGGTGGTGGTCGCTGCCGCCGGGGCGGTCGCGGTGCTCGCCGCCGTCGCGAGCTGGGCGCACGCCCGCCGGACACCCGAGCCGCTCGTCCCGCCCGAGCTGCTGCGCCGCAGGACCTTCGCGGGCGCCAACGCCGCCGCGCCCTGCATGAACCTGGCCTCCAACGGAACGCTCTTCGTCACCACCCTCTACCTGCAGGCCGTGCTCGGACGCAGTGCGATCAGCGCCGGGTGCATGCTGCTGCCGATGTTCGTCCCGATCGCGATCCTCTCGCCGGTGGCCGGCCGGCTCACCGCGCGCCACGGCTCGCGGCTGCCGATGATCGCGGGCGCCGTCGTCTCCGGCCTCGGCGAGCTCTGCCTGCTGCTGGTCTCCCCGCACAGCGGCTACGCCGCGCTGGTGCCGATGATGCTCGGCATCGGGATCGGCAATGGCCTGTTCACCGCGCCTGTGGTGGCGGCCGCCGTCGGATCGGTGCCGGCGGACCGCTCCGGGCTGGCGAGCGGCGTCATCAACACCGTCCGGCAGGCCGGCACCGCGCTCGGCGTCGCGGTCTTCGGCGCCGTCGCGGGCTCGACCGGTGACCCCGACGGCTTTGTGGCCGGCCTGCACCGGCTCGCCGTCGTGGGCGGCCTGCTCTGGCTGCTCGCGCTGGCGCTGACGCTGCTGACCATCCCGAGCCGCACCGAGGCCGGTCGGTCCTACGGCCTGTCCGGGCCCTGGTCGGCCCGCCGGTAG
- a CDS encoding AMP-binding protein: protein MNHDAHDAETLDSTLRSQARHRPDQPALVAAGRVTSYAELDRSADALAGRLAALGIRAGDRFIVQLPNSAEFIVLIFALFRLGVIPVLALSAHRRSEIDHLCKMTGAVAYAAPRRHAGFEFHSLGEAVREGNPGLRHLLIADDLITADLGTAHLSTAGRPGRPDRPGPRPTDVALLLLSGGTTGAPKLIPRTHRDYLYNIRESAAVCGLDEHSVYLTALPAAHNFALGCPGVLGTLAVGGTVVLASDAAPDQAFELIERERVTVAALTPPLLALWLAEAAWSDADLSSLRLLQVGGARLHRSQAARVGPELGCRLQQVFGMAEGLLCFTRADDPEEIVLSTQGRPLSPADELRVVDADDREVAPGEVGQLLVRGPYTVRGYYRAPEYNATAFTADGYYRTGDLVRITPTGHLVVEGRVKDVVNRGGEKVPAAEVEEHLAAHPLVAQAALVGMPDGLLGERTCAYVVPAGRPPALDELTAFLRGLGLAAYKLPDRLEILDALPRTGAGKVDKRDLTARIAAQMAAQMTAQTAAQIGSREC from the coding sequence ATGAATCACGACGCTCACGACGCCGAGACACTGGATTCCACCCTGCGATCGCAGGCCCGCCACCGCCCCGACCAGCCGGCGCTGGTCGCCGCCGGGCGGGTGACCAGCTACGCCGAACTCGACCGCTCCGCCGATGCACTGGCCGGGCGGCTGGCGGCGCTGGGCATCAGGGCGGGCGACCGGTTCATCGTCCAACTGCCCAATAGCGCCGAGTTTATTGTTCTTATTTTCGCGCTATTCCGACTGGGAGTGATTCCCGTGCTCGCGCTGTCGGCTCATCGGCGGAGCGAGATCGATCATCTGTGTAAGATGACCGGGGCGGTTGCTTACGCCGCCCCTCGCCGGCATGCCGGATTCGAATTCCATTCGCTGGGCGAAGCCGTCCGCGAGGGAAATCCCGGGCTGCGCCACCTCCTGATCGCAGACGATCTCATCACTGCGGACCTCGGCACTGCGCACCTCAGCACGGCTGGGCGCCCGGGGCGTCCGGACCGCCCCGGACCCCGGCCAACCGACGTGGCACTGCTGCTGCTTTCCGGCGGGACCACCGGGGCGCCGAAACTCATTCCGCGGACGCACCGGGACTACCTCTACAACATCCGGGAGAGCGCCGCCGTCTGCGGGCTCGACGAGCACAGCGTCTATCTGACGGCACTGCCCGCCGCGCACAACTTCGCACTCGGCTGCCCGGGCGTCCTGGGGACACTCGCCGTCGGCGGCACGGTCGTGCTGGCTTCGGACGCCGCCCCGGACCAGGCCTTCGAGCTGATCGAGCGGGAGCGGGTGACCGTCGCCGCGCTCACCCCGCCGCTGCTCGCGCTCTGGCTGGCCGAGGCCGCCTGGAGCGACGCGGACCTGTCGAGTCTGCGCCTGCTGCAGGTCGGCGGCGCCCGGTTGCACCGGTCCCAAGCCGCCCGGGTCGGGCCCGAGTTGGGCTGCCGACTGCAGCAGGTCTTCGGCATGGCCGAGGGGCTGCTCTGCTTCACCCGGGCGGACGATCCCGAGGAGATCGTGCTCTCCACCCAGGGCCGCCCGCTGTCGCCGGCGGACGAGCTCCGGGTGGTGGATGCCGACGATCGGGAGGTCGCGCCGGGCGAGGTGGGCCAGTTGCTGGTGCGCGGCCCGTACACGGTGCGCGGCTACTACCGGGCGCCCGAGTACAACGCCACCGCCTTCACCGCGGACGGCTACTACCGGACCGGCGACCTGGTACGGATCACCCCGACCGGCCACCTGGTCGTCGAGGGGCGGGTCAAGGACGTCGTCAACCGAGGGGGCGAGAAGGTGCCGGCCGCCGAGGTCGAGGAGCACCTCGCCGCGCACCCGCTGGTCGCCCAGGCCGCCCTGGTGGGCATGCCGGACGGGCTGCTCGGCGAGCGGACCTGCGCGTACGTGGTGCCCGCAGGCCGGCCGCCCGCGCTGGACGAACTGACGGCCTTCCTGCGCGGTCTGGGACTGGCCGCCTACAAGCTGCCGGACCGGCTGGAGATCCTGGACGCCCTCCCGCGTACCGGCGCCGGCAAGGTCGACAAGCGTGACCTCACGGCGCGGATCGCCGCACAGATGGCTGCGCAGATGACCGCGCAGACCGCCGCACAGATCGGCTCTCGAGAGTGCTGA
- a CDS encoding metalloregulator ArsR/SmtB family transcription factor, giving the protein MNRTTPAGDSDIAHAARLFADPTRARVLAALADGRMLPAGELAAEAGVSAQAVSAQLSRLSAAGLLAVERSGRHRYYRLASPQVAVVLEALAALAPAQPVRSLRQVNRGAALRTARTCYDHLAGRLGVALTRALVEHGALTAVDTEPGDAAGTAAGAGTGTKPVPAPYALGPAAPEVFAALGVAPERLSCRGSERRPLLHFCVDWSERRHHLAGRLGADLLSAMTEAGWLLRRPRQRAVQLSDLGAAQLRSRLAFTDTAEYCARPPV; this is encoded by the coding sequence ATGAACCGCACCACACCCGCCGGGGACTCGGACATCGCCCACGCCGCACGGCTGTTCGCCGATCCCACCCGTGCCAGAGTGCTGGCGGCGCTGGCCGACGGTCGCATGCTGCCGGCCGGCGAGCTGGCAGCCGAGGCCGGTGTCAGCGCCCAGGCGGTCAGCGCGCAGCTGTCGCGCCTCAGCGCCGCCGGGCTGCTCGCGGTCGAGCGCTCCGGCCGGCACCGCTACTACCGGCTGGCCTCGCCGCAGGTCGCGGTCGTGCTGGAGGCGCTCGCCGCGCTCGCGCCGGCGCAGCCCGTGCGCTCTCTGCGCCAGGTGAACCGCGGCGCCGCACTGCGCACCGCGCGGACCTGCTACGACCACCTGGCCGGCCGGCTCGGGGTGGCCCTCACCCGGGCGCTCGTCGAGCACGGCGCGCTGACGGCCGTCGACACCGAGCCCGGCGACGCGGCGGGCACCGCGGCGGGCGCCGGGACGGGCACCAAGCCTGTCCCCGCTCCCTACGCGCTCGGCCCGGCCGCCCCCGAGGTCTTCGCCGCGCTCGGCGTCGCTCCCGAGCGGCTGAGCTGCCGCGGCTCCGAGCGCCGACCGCTGCTGCACTTCTGCGTCGACTGGAGCGAGCGGCGCCACCACCTGGCCGGCCGACTGGGAGCCGACCTGCTCAGCGCCATGACCGAGGCGGGCTGGCTGCTCCGCAGACCGCGCCAACGCGCGGTCCAGCTGTCCGACTTGGGCGCGGCGCAGCTCCGCAGCCGACTGGCCTTCACGGACACCGCCGAGTACTGCGCCCGCCCGCCCGTATGA
- a CDS encoding DUF1990 domain-containing protein, which produces MSGLSYPEVGATADDSGQLPAGYQHLRYRTRLGTGREAFAAAGESVLTWRMHRAVGVRLTASARRAAPGVTVRVLLGRAGLGPAGSCTVVWTLDEPTRLGFAYGTLPGHPECGEEAFLVELAPDGQVWFTVTAFSRPARWYTRAAGPLVPVFQQLYARRCGHVLRRVAARL; this is translated from the coding sequence ATGAGTGGCTTGAGCTATCCCGAGGTCGGCGCGACGGCGGACGACAGCGGCCAACTGCCCGCCGGCTACCAGCACCTGCGCTACCGCACCCGGCTGGGTACGGGCCGGGAGGCGTTCGCGGCGGCCGGTGAGAGCGTGCTGACCTGGCGGATGCACCGCGCCGTCGGGGTGCGCCTCACGGCGAGCGCGCGACGGGCGGCGCCGGGCGTCACGGTGCGGGTGCTGCTCGGGCGGGCCGGGCTCGGTCCGGCCGGCTCGTGCACGGTGGTGTGGACGCTCGACGAGCCGACCCGGCTCGGTTTCGCGTACGGCACGCTGCCCGGCCACCCGGAGTGCGGCGAGGAGGCGTTCCTGGTGGAACTGGCGCCGGACGGGCAGGTCTGGTTCACCGTCACCGCCTTCAGCCGCCCGGCCCGCTGGTACACCCGCGCCGCCGGTCCGCTCGTCCCGGTGTTCCAGCAGCTCTACGCCCGGCGCTGCGGTCACGTCCTGCGCCGAGTGGCCGCCCGGCTCTGA
- a CDS encoding dihydrofolate reductase family protein — translation MRKIVLTMGVSLDGFIEGPNREIDWHRVDEELHQHFNDWLRPMGAFLSGRVTHQLMADFWPTADSDPTASGPTVEFAGIWREKPKIVYSRTLERADWNTTIQRDVVAHEVAALKAQPGGDLALSGADLIASFRRLDLIDEYRVYVHPVLIGRGKPLFQPSDTHADLQLMDTRTFGNGVVLLRYRRADQGPDRP, via the coding sequence ATGCGAAAGATCGTACTCACGATGGGAGTGTCCCTCGACGGATTCATCGAGGGACCGAACCGCGAGATCGACTGGCACCGGGTCGACGAGGAGCTGCACCAGCACTTCAACGACTGGCTCCGCCCGATGGGCGCGTTCCTGAGCGGCCGGGTCACCCACCAGCTGATGGCCGACTTCTGGCCCACCGCCGACTCCGATCCCACCGCCTCCGGGCCGACGGTCGAGTTCGCCGGCATCTGGCGGGAGAAGCCCAAGATCGTGTACTCCCGCACGCTGGAGCGGGCCGACTGGAACACCACCATCCAGCGGGACGTCGTCGCACACGAGGTCGCGGCGCTCAAGGCGCAGCCGGGCGGCGACCTGGCCCTCAGCGGCGCCGACCTGATCGCCTCCTTCCGGCGGCTCGACCTGATCGACGAGTACCGGGTCTATGTGCACCCCGTCCTGATCGGCCGGGGCAAGCCGCTCTTCCAGCCGTCGGACACCCACGCCGACCTGCAACTGATGGACACCCGCACCTTCGGCAACGGCGTCGTGCTGCTGCGCTACCGGCGGGCCGACCAGGGCCCGGACAGGCCGTAG
- a CDS encoding lysylphosphatidylglycerol synthase transmembrane domain-containing protein, translating to MARVMQESDSGQVPDTEGAAGEHAWSTVRTVGTAGTAAGTAGVLQDEPLLPARVRRPEALIRFVLGLSLIGMALLVTDVARSTAGGLDTDAAEGAGHLPHVLVAAAGAFSTAAVLLVPVLFAAERLMRRDGRRAADGVLAAVLAYGTSLAVDLWVADLAPHAVVAALIHPVGGTGVTEPGSGYLAPVLAYMTAGGVTKRPRWRSALAVALSLNGLAALVSGSASALSIVLALLIGWTVAHGTTYLLGSPNVRHTTEDLLNGLRQVGFTPAAASAVPDTPPREPRRYLVQQTDGRPELDVMVLDREISASGFFRSTWLRLRLHTAPQRRNLLSLRRSLERESLLSYAARAAGVRTRRLLATAELGPDAALVVYEQLTGRTLDQLADAELTDTLLADTWQQLKLLHTRQLAHRTLVPTSLLVDDHGAVHLVNLEGGDIAAGDLALSMDLAQLLTTVALRVGPQRAVASACQVLGPDKAASAVPLLQPIVLSRSTRAALKLQHQRRPAEPASPTPAPPTPDLLSQIREEILRAHPQAPVEAVRLERLRPRTLITVLGSAAAGYVLLLELSSKTTNPLTALAQAQAGWVALAALASAGSYLAATMAMVGFVPERLNTRRAALVQLAGSFVSLFSPSGVGPVAINTRFLQRAGIPPRQAISSVGATQAVGLALHVLLVILFGFLASTRYASPLSASPALVVGLLAAAVLALAATGIPPLRRWIAARLQPLLTGVVPRLLDLLQNPRKLAIGIAGQLLVSLTTLACLYGCTLALGQHPSFAGVAIANLVGGALGSAIPTPGGVGGVETTLPLALEQTTGMSEATAIPAVLLFRLLTFWLPVLPGWLAFVWLQRRKSL from the coding sequence GTGGCCAGGGTGATGCAGGAGAGCGACAGCGGGCAGGTCCCGGATACCGAGGGCGCGGCGGGCGAGCACGCTTGGAGCACCGTCCGCACCGTCGGCACCGCTGGCACTGCTGCTGGCACCGCTGGCGTCCTCCAGGACGAGCCGCTGCTGCCGGCCCGGGTGCGCCGACCCGAGGCGCTGATCCGCTTCGTCCTCGGACTGTCGCTGATCGGCATGGCCTTGCTGGTCACCGACGTCGCGCGGAGCACCGCCGGCGGCCTGGACACCGACGCGGCCGAGGGAGCCGGTCACCTTCCGCACGTCCTGGTGGCTGCCGCCGGGGCCTTCTCCACCGCCGCGGTGCTGCTGGTGCCGGTGCTCTTCGCCGCCGAACGACTGATGCGCAGGGACGGCCGACGGGCCGCCGACGGCGTGCTCGCCGCGGTACTGGCGTACGGAACGTCGTTGGCCGTCGACCTGTGGGTCGCCGATCTCGCTCCGCACGCCGTCGTCGCCGCGCTGATCCATCCGGTCGGAGGGACCGGGGTGACCGAGCCGGGTTCCGGCTATCTCGCTCCGGTCCTCGCCTACATGACCGCGGGCGGGGTGACGAAACGGCCCCGCTGGCGGTCGGCCCTGGCGGTCGCGCTGTCGCTGAACGGACTGGCCGCGCTGGTCAGCGGCTCCGCCAGCGCACTGTCCATCGTGCTCGCGCTGCTGATCGGCTGGACCGTCGCGCACGGCACGACCTACCTGCTCGGCTCACCGAACGTTCGCCACACCACCGAGGACCTGCTCAACGGCCTTCGCCAGGTCGGCTTCACACCGGCAGCCGCGTCCGCTGTCCCCGACACACCGCCACGGGAGCCACGCCGCTACCTGGTGCAGCAGACGGACGGCCGACCCGAGCTGGACGTCATGGTGCTGGACCGCGAGATATCGGCATCCGGCTTCTTCCGCTCCACGTGGCTCCGACTGCGACTGCACACCGCGCCCCAACGCCGCAACCTGCTGTCGCTACGCCGCTCGCTCGAACGGGAATCACTGCTCTCCTACGCCGCCCGAGCAGCCGGCGTGCGCACCCGGCGACTGCTGGCCACCGCCGAACTCGGCCCGGACGCGGCCCTGGTGGTGTACGAGCAACTCACCGGACGCACGCTGGACCAACTCGCCGACGCCGAACTCACGGACACGCTGCTCGCCGACACCTGGCAGCAGCTGAAGCTGCTGCACACCCGGCAGCTCGCCCACCGCACCCTGGTCCCCACCTCGTTGCTCGTCGACGACCACGGCGCCGTACACCTGGTGAACCTGGAGGGCGGCGACATCGCGGCCGGCGACCTCGCGCTGAGCATGGACCTCGCCCAACTCCTCACCACCGTCGCCCTGCGCGTCGGCCCGCAGCGCGCCGTCGCCTCCGCCTGCCAGGTGCTCGGACCGGACAAGGCCGCCTCGGCCGTGCCCCTGCTCCAGCCGATCGTCCTGTCCCGAAGCACCCGGGCGGCGCTCAAGCTCCAGCACCAACGCCGCCCGGCCGAGCCAGCATCTCCCACGCCCGCCCCTCCCACACCGGACCTGCTCTCGCAGATCCGCGAGGAGATCCTGCGCGCCCACCCCCAGGCACCCGTGGAGGCGGTGCGCCTGGAACGGCTGCGGCCCCGCACCCTGATCACCGTGCTCGGCAGCGCGGCCGCCGGCTACGTCCTGCTGCTCGAACTCTCCAGCAAGACCACCAACCCCCTCACCGCCCTCGCGCAGGCGCAGGCCGGCTGGGTCGCCCTCGCCGCACTCGCCTCGGCCGGCAGCTACCTGGCCGCCACCATGGCCATGGTGGGATTCGTCCCCGAGCGGCTGAACACCCGCCGGGCCGCGCTGGTGCAGCTGGCCGGCTCGTTCGTCAGCCTCTTCTCCCCCAGCGGTGTGGGCCCGGTGGCGATCAACACGCGCTTCCTGCAGCGCGCGGGCATCCCACCGCGCCAAGCGATTTCCAGCGTCGGCGCCACCCAAGCGGTCGGCCTGGCGCTGCACGTCCTGCTGGTGATCCTCTTCGGCTTCCTCGCCAGCACCCGGTACGCCTCGCCGCTGTCGGCCTCGCCCGCGCTCGTCGTCGGTCTGCTGGCCGCGGCCGTGCTCGCGCTTGCGGCCACCGGCATACCGCCGCTGCGCCGGTGGATCGCCGCCCGGCTGCAGCCCCTGCTCACGGGAGTGGTGCCGCGGCTGCTGGACCTGCTGCAGAACCCGCGCAAACTGGCCATCGGGATCGCGGGGCAACTCCTGGTCTCCCTGACCACCCTGGCCTGCCTGTACGGCTGCACCCTGGCTCTCGGACAGCATCCGAGCTTCGCCGGCGTGGCCATCGCCAACCTGGTCGGTGGCGCTCTGGGATCCGCCATCCCCACCCCCGGCGGAGTGGGCGGCGTGGAGACGACGCTGCCGCTCGCACTGGAGCAGACCACCGGAATGTCCGAGGCGACGGCGATTCCCGCGGTCCTGCTGTTCCGCCTGCTGACGTTCTGGCTGCCGGTACTCCCCGGTTGGCTCGCCTTCGTCTGGCTCCAGCGACGCAAATCACTCTGA
- a CDS encoding VOC family protein, with product MINGAHVVLYSQDAEADRAFLGDVLGFSAVDAGGGWLIFKLPPAEVAVHPTADRPQHEFYLLCDDLEATLAAVAAKGFVVAPIDEQRWGRLSSITLPSGAQQPIYQPLHPVAHGG from the coding sequence ATGATCAACGGAGCGCATGTCGTCCTCTACAGCCAGGACGCCGAGGCCGACCGGGCCTTCCTTGGCGACGTCCTCGGATTCTCCGCGGTCGACGCGGGCGGCGGCTGGCTGATCTTCAAGCTGCCACCGGCCGAGGTGGCGGTGCACCCCACCGCCGACCGTCCCCAGCACGAGTTCTACCTGCTGTGCGACGACCTGGAGGCGACTCTCGCCGCGGTCGCCGCCAAGGGCTTCGTGGTGGCGCCGATCGACGAGCAGCGCTGGGGGCGGCTCTCCTCGATCACCCTGCCCAGCGGGGCGCAGCAGCCGATCTACCAGCCGCTGCACCCCGTCGCCCACGGCGGTTGA
- a CDS encoding DUF4193 domain-containing protein, whose translation MATDYDAPRKNSDDESSDDSIEELKSRRTDKSASNVDVDEFDSAEGLELPGADLSGEELSVRVLPTQPDEFTCSKCYLVYHRSQLAREDKDGKPVCRDCE comes from the coding sequence GTGGCAACCGACTACGACGCCCCGCGCAAGAACAGTGACGACGAGTCCTCGGACGACAGCATCGAGGAGCTGAAGAGCCGGCGCACCGACAAGTCGGCCTCCAACGTCGACGTCGACGAGTTCGACTCGGCCGAGGGGCTCGAACTGCCCGGCGCGGACCTCTCGGGCGAGGAGCTCAGCGTCCGCGTACTCCCCACCCAGCCGGACGAGTTCACCTGCTCGAAGTGCTACCTGGTCTACCACCGCAGCCAGCTCGCGCGCGAGGACAAGGACGGCAAGCCGGTCTGCCGCGACTGCGAGTGA